From a single Lactococcus allomyrinae genomic region:
- a CDS encoding helix-turn-helix domain-containing protein, whose translation MDDLEDIDINKKMKIFRTEMRRYRIPILKLSEDIGYPAAFVSDVLFLRKKPDIKILEKLERVLNSSAQDKGVNLCTISGERCLIDTKDESHQNLNGRQSEFLDNLGEKIRGIRTRLNLSEVEFGRELSPRVSSRLVWEIEENKFTPSLEHLIQIADLGEVTLDWLLRIR comes from the coding sequence ATGGACGATTTGGAAGATATAGATATCAATAAAAAAATGAAAATTTTTAGAACAGAAATGCGTCGTTATAGAATTCCTATATTGAAGCTTTCAGAGGACATTGGATATCCGGCGGCATTTGTATCGGACGTTTTGTTTTTGAGAAAGAAACCAGACATTAAGATATTGGAAAAACTTGAAAGAGTTTTGAACAGCTCTGCTCAAGATAAAGGAGTGAACTTGTGTACGATTAGCGGTGAGCGATGTCTAATAGATACAAAGGATGAATCGCATCAAAATTTGAACGGTAGACAGTCTGAATTTTTAGATAATCTAGGTGAGAAAATCAGAGGAATAAGAACCCGACTTAATCTTTCAGAAGTAGAATTTGGCAGGGAGTTATCACCAAGAGTTTCCTCAAGACTCGTATGGGAAATAGAAGAAAATAAGTTTACTCCTTCTCTAGAACATCTCATTCAAATCGCAGATTTGGGTGAGGTAACGTTGGATTGGCTACTAAGAATAAGATAA
- a CDS encoding glycosyltransferase, protein MIFFINSSFNEKNSGIEHAQLKRAALFRKHAQPFKLVFREWNPTIHYFLAKVGVNDEETLVMFDYFQKAMNFPEKIIQVKDLDFGLLNIRYDKEEEKGRYLIFQEQQLVARVSYFTEDSLERIRSVEYFDGFGNLYRVDFYDFRGFLSLAQWYTPDNKIGTEVWYDIYGQPILETYNRYNARKNYIKTGWRLIEDNGAIYMFSNIEELTLHFLNRLNEKYWRDEKANIFIMDRTHLADWALLNLEHPAYTVLHLHNAHMSDAQDAMYSMLNNFYEFSLTNVNGYDAIISATEKQTQDIRKRFNPSAKLFTIPVGINSEKILREKRLPMSLRKNHSILMTCRIAPEKGIDKVIEAVGIAKRKIHDITLDVYGYIDHRNQDEAKKAIDDAIEKYELNNCVHLHDYLEKEEVISVQKEHQVYALMSVMEGFNLALLEAQSHGMVTVTNDVNYGPNDLVVDKKNGYIVSFNGVEEMAEKFVTLFSNETLLQSLSTNAYDLSQRFSEERVWQAWQELLRDAATKKVRKITPIHKGIGEQNPNNEKLNDSLR, encoded by the coding sequence ATGATTTTTTTTATTAATTCATCGTTCAATGAAAAAAATTCTGGAATTGAACATGCACAATTAAAACGTGCAGCCTTATTCCGTAAGCATGCTCAACCATTTAAACTTGTATTTCGAGAGTGGAATCCTACTATTCATTATTTTTTGGCTAAAGTAGGAGTCAATGATGAGGAAACTTTAGTGATGTTTGATTATTTTCAAAAGGCAATGAACTTTCCTGAAAAAATTATCCAAGTTAAAGATTTAGATTTTGGATTATTGAATATAAGATATGATAAAGAAGAAGAAAAAGGAAGGTATCTTATTTTTCAAGAACAGCAGTTGGTAGCTCGAGTCAGTTATTTTACCGAAGATTCATTGGAACGTATACGCAGTGTTGAATATTTTGATGGTTTTGGTAATTTATACCGTGTTGATTTTTATGATTTTCGGGGGTTTTTGAGTCTTGCGCAGTGGTATACTCCTGATAATAAAATAGGTACAGAAGTTTGGTATGATATTTATGGCCAACCCATACTTGAAACATACAATCGTTATAATGCACGAAAAAATTATATTAAAACAGGGTGGCGTTTAATTGAGGATAATGGTGCTATCTATATGTTTTCGAATATTGAAGAATTAACTTTACATTTTCTTAATAGATTAAACGAAAAGTATTGGAGAGATGAAAAAGCTAATATTTTTATTATGGATAGAACACATTTAGCGGATTGGGCTTTACTTAATTTGGAACATCCAGCTTATACCGTCCTCCATTTACATAATGCTCACATGAGTGATGCACAAGATGCAATGTATTCAATGCTAAATAATTTTTATGAATTTAGTCTAACAAATGTAAATGGTTATGATGCAATCATTAGCGCAACAGAAAAACAAACTCAAGATATAAGGAAACGTTTTAATCCATCCGCGAAACTATTTACAATTCCCGTGGGAATAAATTCTGAGAAGATTTTACGAGAGAAAAGACTACCGATGTCATTACGGAAAAATCATAGTATTTTAATGACTTGTCGAATTGCTCCGGAAAAAGGTATAGATAAGGTTATTGAGGCAGTTGGAATCGCAAAACGAAAAATCCATGATATAACCTTAGATGTTTATGGTTATATTGATCATAGAAATCAAGATGAGGCTAAAAAAGCAATAGATGATGCAATTGAAAAATATGAGTTAAATAATTGTGTACACTTACATGATTATTTAGAAAAAGAAGAAGTAATTTCTGTTCAAAAAGAACATCAGGTTTATGCTCTAATGTCAGTCATGGAGGGATTTAATTTGGCGCTGCTGGAAGCACAAAGTCATGGCATGGTTACAGTAACAAATGATGTAAACTATGGTCCCAATGATTTAGTTGTTGATAAGAAGAATGGTTACATCGTTAGTTTTAATGGCGTAGAAGAAATGGCGGAGAAGTTCGTGACTCTCTTTTCTAATGAAACTCTATTGCAATCATTGTCTACCAATGCTTATGATTTATCACAGCGTTTTTCGGAAGAAAGAGTTTGGCAGGCTTGGCAAGAATTATTAAGAGATGCTGCTACAAAGAAGGTGAGGAAGATTACCCCAATCCATAAGGGAATAGGGGAGCAAAATCCTAACAATGAGAAATTGAATGACTCTTTAAGATGA